A single region of the Gossypium arboreum isolate Shixiya-1 chromosome 12, ASM2569848v2, whole genome shotgun sequence genome encodes:
- the LOC108477215 gene encoding nicotinamidase 1-like, translated as MVSQTIDVLKNELPLEQELVVLPEDVVTGLVLVDIINGFCTVGAGNLAPREPNRQISRTISESVRLARLFCDKKLPVMAFLDSHHPDKPEDPYPPHCIQGTDESNLVPALQWIQNETNVTIRRKDCYDGYLGSMEADGSNVFADWVKNNHIEAILVVGVCTDICVLDFVCSTLSVRNRGFLAPLKDVIVYSRACATFDVPLHIATNTKGALPHPQELMHHIGLYMAKERGAKIANEVLFGALK; from the exons ATGGTGTCCCAAACCATTGATGTGTTGAAGAACGAGCTGCCTCTTGAGCAGGAGCTTGTTGTTTTGCCTGAAGATGTTGTCACTGGCCTTGTTCTTGTCGATATCATCAATGGCTTCTGCACTGTCGGTGCTGGAAACCTG GCCCCAAGAGAACCCAACAGACAAATATCAAGAACGATCAGCGAATCAGTGAGGCTGGCAAGACTTTTCTGCGACAAGAAATTGCCTGTTATGGCGTTTCTTGATTCTCATCATCCTGACAAGCCCGAGGATCCTTATCCTCCTCACTGCATTCAAGGCACCGATGAATCTAATTTGGTTCCAG CTTTGCAATGGATACAAAACGAAACAAACGTGACAATCAGGCGGAAAGATTGCTATGATGGGTATCTGGGTTCCATGGAAGCTGATGGTTCAAATGTTTTTGCGGATTGGGTGAAGAACAATCACATTGAAGCT ATATTGGTAGTAGGGGTGTGCACAGATATATGTGTGCTGGATTTCGTGTGTTCGACATTATCAGTGAGGAATCGAGGATTTCTGGCTCCGCTCAAGGATGTTATCGTGTATTCGCGTGCCTGCGCAACCTTTGACGTTCCTCTTCACATCGCCACAAACACTAAAGGAGCTCTGCCTCACCCTCAG GAATTGATGCACCATATAGGGCTTTACATGGCAAAAGAAAGGGGAGCCAAGATTGCAAATGAAGTCTTATTTGGTGCTTTAAAATAA